A window of Juglans regia cultivar Chandler chromosome 7, Walnut 2.0, whole genome shotgun sequence contains these coding sequences:
- the LOC109019328 gene encoding germin-like protein subfamily 1 member 17, whose amino-acid sequence MMNSKVVPKYALLTVALLAFACSLAFAYDPSPLQDFCVAIDNPASAVFVNGKFCKDPKLVTADDFFRSVNIPGNPTNKVGSNVTAVTVEQLPGLNTLGISLARIDFAPRGLNPPHTHPRATEFLVVIEGTLHVGFVTSNADGNRLFTKVLNKGDVFVFPIGLIHFQLNVGNTKAVAFAGLSSQNPGVITIANAVFGSNPPINQDVLTKAFQVDKNLVNYLQQQF is encoded by the exons ATGATGAACTCCAAGGTTGTTCCTAAGTACGCCCTTTTAACTGTTGCCCTGTTGGCTTTCGCTTGTTCCCTCGCCTTTGCCTACGACCCCAGTCCCCTGCAGGACTTTTGTGTTGCAATCGACAATCCTGCTTCTGCTG TATTTGTGAATGGAAAGTTTTGCAAGGACCCAAAGCTTGTCACTGCTGATGATTTCTTCCGCTCGGTGAACATTCCCGGAAACCCCACAAATAAAGTGGGGTCGAACGTCACCGCTGTGACAGTGGAACAATTACCAGGCCTCAACACCCTAGGCATATCCTTGGCTCGCATCGACTTTGCACCACGTGGCTTAAATCCTCCCCACACCCACCCTCGCGCCACTGAGTTTCTTGTAGTCATAGAAGGTACTCTTCATGTTGGCTTTGTCACATCCAATGCAGATGGCAACCGCCTCTTCACCAAAGTTCTAAACAAGGGAGACGTCTTTGTGTTCCCAATTGGTCTCATTCACTTCCAGTTGAACGTGGGAAATACCAAGGCGGTTGCCTTTGCTGGTCTGAGCAGCCAAAATCCTGGGGTTATTACCATAGCCAATGCAGTCTTTGGATCCAATCCTCCCATCAATCAAGATGTTCTCACTAAGGCCTTCCAAGTGGACAAGAATCTGGTTAACTATCTTCAGCAACAGTTCTAA